One Pontibacter deserti genomic region harbors:
- a CDS encoding STAS domain-containing protein gives MKITQDIKDSTIIMTLDGELDASSSVILDEELSDPEIMKYNKILVDCRNLNYISSAGLGVFISHLQRFEDAQIKLIFFNMQDKVRNVFEILGLDLLMTIVTNYEEAITIADE, from the coding sequence ATGAAAATAACTCAAGATATCAAAGACTCTACCATCATCATGACCCTTGATGGTGAACTCGATGCAAGCTCATCCGTGATACTGGACGAGGAACTATCGGACCCGGAAATAATGAAGTATAACAAAATACTTGTAGACTGCAGAAACCTGAATTATATTTCTTCTGCCGGTCTTGGGGTATTTATATCTCATTTGCAGCGTTTTGAAGATGCGCAGATAAAGCTCATTTTCTTTAACATGCAGGACAAAGTGCGCAATGTATTTGAAATACTTGGCCTTGACCTCCTGATGACCATCGTAACTAATTACGAGGAAGCCATTACCATTGCAGATGAATAA
- the guaB gene encoding IMP dehydrogenase — MLSDQNKIAFEALTYDDVLLLPAYSEVLPNNTDTSSWLTRNIRINVPLISAAMDTVTEADLAIAMAQEGGIGFIHKNMSIKKQAEQVRKVKRSESGMILDPITLQETATLGDAVQIMTDHKIGGIPIINSEGKLTGIITNRDLRFEKDLTQSVMSVMTSKNLITAARGTDLSKAEDILQQYKIEKLPVVDEEGKLVGLITYKDILKKKDRPYACKDEYGRLRVGAAVGVTPDVLDRVKALVEAGVDVISIDTAHGHSKGVLDEVRKIKQQFPNVDLIAGNIATAEGARALADAGADAVKVGVGPGSICTTRVIAGIGVPQLTAVMEAARGLEGTGVPVVADGGIKFSGDIVKALGGGASTVMIGSLLAGTEEAPGEMVIYEGRKFKTYRGMGSIEAMEEGSKDRYFQGNEKDSRKLVPEGIVGRVPYKGLVSEVIYQLVGGIRAGMGYCGTPTIPDLQKARMVKITGAGLRESHPHDVQITSEAPNYSR, encoded by the coding sequence ATGCTCTCTGATCAGAACAAGATTGCCTTCGAAGCACTAACCTACGACGATGTGCTTCTGCTCCCGGCCTACTCCGAGGTGCTACCAAATAACACAGATACTTCTTCCTGGCTTACACGGAACATACGCATTAACGTGCCGCTTATTTCTGCCGCCATGGATACTGTTACCGAGGCTGACCTGGCTATTGCGATGGCACAGGAAGGCGGTATCGGCTTTATCCACAAAAACATGTCGATAAAGAAACAGGCGGAGCAGGTACGCAAAGTAAAGCGCTCTGAAAGCGGCATGATTCTGGACCCGATCACGCTACAGGAAACAGCCACACTAGGCGATGCTGTACAAATTATGACCGATCATAAAATTGGTGGCATCCCGATTATAAATTCAGAAGGAAAACTTACGGGCATCATTACCAACCGCGACCTTCGTTTCGAGAAAGACCTGACACAGTCTGTAATGTCGGTGATGACCAGCAAAAACCTGATCACAGCAGCGCGTGGCACAGACCTTTCAAAAGCTGAAGACATCCTGCAACAGTATAAAATCGAAAAGCTACCTGTAGTGGATGAAGAAGGTAAGCTGGTAGGTCTGATTACTTATAAAGACATCCTGAAGAAAAAAGACCGGCCTTATGCCTGTAAAGATGAATATGGCCGCCTTCGTGTAGGTGCTGCCGTTGGTGTAACTCCGGATGTGCTGGATCGTGTAAAGGCGCTGGTAGAAGCTGGCGTAGATGTAATCAGTATAGATACAGCACACGGCCACTCCAAAGGAGTACTTGATGAAGTTAGAAAGATAAAACAGCAGTTCCCGAACGTAGACCTTATAGCTGGCAACATTGCTACTGCCGAAGGCGCCAGAGCGCTGGCTGATGCTGGTGCCGATGCTGTAAAAGTAGGTGTTGGTCCGGGCAGTATCTGTACCACGCGTGTAATTGCAGGTATAGGTGTACCACAGTTAACAGCCGTAATGGAAGCAGCCAGAGGCCTAGAAGGTACAGGAGTTCCTGTAGTTGCCGATGGTGGTATCAAGTTTTCCGGTGATATTGTAAAAGCGTTGGGTGGTGGTGCAAGCACTGTAATGATCGGTTCGTTGCTGGCCGGTACTGAAGAAGCTCCCGGCGAAATGGTTATTTACGAAGGCCGTAAGTTTAAAACATACCGTGGTATGGGCTCTATAGAAGCAATGGAAGAAGGCTCAAAAGACCGTTATTTCCAGGGCAACGAAAAAGACTCACGTAAACTGGTACCGGAAGGTATAGTGGGCCGGGTGCCGTACAAAGGTTTGGTAAGCGAAGTAATTTATCAGCTGGTGGGTGGTATCAGGGCAGGTATGGGTTATTGCGGTACGCCAACTATACCCGACCTGCAAAAAGCCCGTATGGTAAAAATAACAGGTGCCGGCTTAAGAGAGAGCCATCCGCACGATGTACAGATTACGAGCGAAGCACCAAACTATAGCCGCTAA
- a CDS encoding ATP-binding protein encodes MNNSIRVNCTKKNLKLIRDFVTQYLQELSLSDVLMNQMVLAVDEICANLIIHANNEDPTKYIYLTITEPKNAVQFEINDNGVAFQHHNYKEPDILEHVRIGKKGGVGIALVKRIMDKVEFTTRNGSNACLLYKKIK; translated from the coding sequence ATGAATAATTCCATCCGGGTAAACTGTACTAAAAAGAACCTTAAGCTAATACGGGATTTCGTTACGCAGTATCTGCAGGAGCTTTCGCTCTCAGATGTGCTGATGAATCAGATGGTATTGGCCGTGGATGAGATATGCGCAAACCTCATCATACACGCCAATAACGAAGACCCGACCAAATATATTTACCTCACCATTACCGAGCCTAAAAACGCTGTTCAGTTTGAGATAAACGATAATGGCGTTGCCTTCCAACACCACAACTACAAAGAGCCGGATATCCTGGAGCACGTCAGGATCGGAAAAAAAGGTGGTGTAGGAATAGCGCTCGTAAAACGAATAATGGATAAAGTAGAGTTTACCACCAGAAACGGATCAAACGCCTGCCTGCTTTACAAAAAGATTAAATAA
- the pnuC gene encoding nicotinamide riboside transporter PnuC yields METINNLPLILSIAAQIDLYEVWAQFLTGMKQTSPLEYVAVIAGIVSVWFSRKENIWVYPTGLISTVIYVYLSFKYHLIGEASVNLYYSILSIYGWYLWALRNNQHEHILHITFSTPKMWGWQLVFFAGLYVIIYFCLVYLQSAFYPGVIPWGDAFASATAYTGMWLMARKKVESWYWWIATNVASIPLYFVKGLVFTSVFYFVLLLMAFWGLAEWKRRAKLAKYKAIVPA; encoded by the coding sequence ATGGAAACTATAAATAATCTGCCCTTGATTTTAAGTATAGCTGCTCAAATAGACTTATATGAAGTATGGGCACAGTTTTTAACGGGCATGAAACAAACATCGCCGCTGGAATATGTTGCTGTAATAGCTGGTATTGTAAGTGTGTGGTTCTCCCGAAAAGAAAACATTTGGGTTTACCCAACCGGTCTGATCAGTACTGTTATCTATGTATACCTGAGCTTTAAATACCATCTAATCGGGGAGGCAAGTGTAAACTTATATTATTCTATACTCAGTATCTATGGCTGGTATTTGTGGGCACTCAGAAACAATCAGCATGAGCATATTTTGCATATAACTTTCTCTACACCAAAAATGTGGGGCTGGCAGCTGGTTTTTTTCGCAGGACTTTATGTGATAATCTATTTCTGCCTGGTGTACCTGCAAAGCGCCTTTTACCCGGGAGTTATACCCTGGGGAGATGCATTCGCCAGTGCTACAGCCTATACCGGTATGTGGCTGATGGCCCGCAAAAAAGTAGAAAGCTGGTACTGGTGGATTGCAACCAATGTGGCCTCTATACCTTTATACTTTGTAAAAGGGCTTGTATTTACTTCTGTTTTCTATTTTGTACTGTTACTAATGGCTTTTTGGGGTTTGGCCGAATGGAAGCGCAGAGCCAAGCTAGCCAAATATAAGGCTATAGTTCCAGCCTAA
- a CDS encoding rhodanese-like domain-containing protein yields the protein MDEITAPELKKRLAHGHKLQLLDVREPSEYAICNLGGELIPLGELPKQTDRIRRDVPVVVICHHGFRSAQAINFLSQRYGFENLLNLKGGIHAWAIEVDPEMAVY from the coding sequence ATGGATGAAATAACTGCCCCAGAATTAAAAAAGCGACTCGCACACGGTCATAAGTTACAGTTGCTGGACGTGCGTGAGCCTTCGGAGTACGCCATCTGTAACCTGGGCGGTGAACTAATTCCGTTAGGCGAATTACCAAAACAAACCGACCGTATACGCCGCGATGTGCCTGTTGTGGTAATTTGCCACCATGGCTTTAGAAGTGCACAAGCTATTAACTTCCTGAGCCAGCGTTATGGTTTTGAGAACCTGCTTAACCTGAAAGGCGGCATCCACGCCTGGGCAATAGAGGTTGATCCTGAAATGGCTGTTTATTAA
- a CDS encoding GAF domain-containing SpoIIE family protein phosphatase, translating to MLYKTNVKSLLVTSAIVSWALLLGNVLLMAESARQPGAIKLALPYINNLLIIVFILSVFFFQRLSANNLKGIDFSSYLWNLFSKAAIAAYLSIALYFAYKLSTGYARLQSPLLLHIVYQVNFGLLVYFLAKAFYIWRQLLLYHKNKFLQVAWEWFELLLFSTLILTLLNFNYTNYIFLPLLGLFGCYILFLCTNLKWVAYLSFNKKSRSLVLLGAILVSCYIFTKFFQEFADSPELVIDYSDVGFLLLAMLFVGCYTLAAFLVSLFSLPTSSVFEQKSEDLLNFQRLSQSIQQGQTETQVYDTLFESTIKASDATAAWFEMVRGSNLHISHLLNINNEQIERIRHLLMAYNIQNIDYINNNLDRNTGFRDLALPWKSLIILPIKSKKHVFGTLYLLRDIEQGFDRETVNVLRTFTSQTILTIENLRLVAESLQNERYKEELKIATQVQESLIPKTFPTDSWFEIATHAVAAKEVGGDFYDFLQLSESRIAIIIGDVSGKGISAAFHMAQMKGIFHGLMQQDMPPSEFMKQANSALSRCLEKTSFITSSLYIIDYRMQGFMFARAGHCHTLYYNAMMEDVFYFQTDGLGLGIVRDKSYNNHVREMYYDYNPGDVMVIYTDGIVEARNANQDEYGEDRLKFMLTQTYHLEAEDIKCAIINDLEDFTGPGNLYDDQTLLVIKFKPVQPKT from the coding sequence ATGCTATACAAGACTAACGTAAAATCTTTGTTGGTTACTTCTGCTATAGTTAGCTGGGCACTGCTTTTAGGTAATGTACTGCTAATGGCGGAAAGCGCACGGCAGCCCGGTGCTATTAAACTGGCACTTCCCTACATTAACAACCTGCTGATCATTGTTTTTATACTTTCCGTTTTCTTTTTTCAGCGGTTAAGTGCCAACAATTTAAAAGGGATAGATTTCAGCAGTTACTTATGGAATCTGTTTTCCAAAGCGGCAATTGCAGCTTATCTCAGCATTGCTTTATACTTTGCCTACAAGCTTTCCACGGGGTATGCACGGCTTCAATCGCCGCTGCTGCTGCATATTGTGTACCAGGTAAACTTTGGGTTGCTGGTATACTTCCTTGCTAAAGCATTTTACATATGGCGGCAGTTGTTATTATATCACAAAAACAAATTTCTGCAGGTAGCCTGGGAGTGGTTTGAGTTGTTACTGTTCAGTACACTTATACTTACACTGCTTAACTTTAACTATACCAACTACATTTTCTTGCCGTTACTGGGGCTATTCGGGTGCTATATCCTGTTCCTGTGCACCAACCTGAAGTGGGTAGCTTATCTTTCCTTCAATAAAAAGAGCCGGTCGCTGGTACTGTTAGGAGCTATACTTGTCAGCTGTTATATTTTCACAAAGTTTTTCCAGGAGTTTGCCGATAGCCCGGAGTTGGTAATTGACTACTCTGATGTAGGTTTCCTGTTGCTGGCAATGCTTTTTGTAGGATGCTATACTTTAGCTGCTTTTCTTGTTTCACTTTTCAGCTTACCTACATCCAGTGTATTTGAACAGAAAAGCGAGGACCTTCTTAATTTCCAGCGTTTAAGCCAGTCTATACAGCAGGGGCAGACCGAAACACAGGTATATGATACTTTGTTTGAGAGTACCATTAAGGCATCGGATGCTACAGCGGCATGGTTCGAAATGGTGCGTGGCAGCAACCTTCATATTTCTCACCTGCTCAACATTAATAACGAGCAGATAGAGCGTATCCGTCACCTGCTGATGGCCTACAACATTCAAAACATCGATTACATCAACAATAATCTGGACCGCAACACCGGTTTCCGAGATCTGGCATTACCATGGAAGTCCCTGATCATACTCCCTATAAAGTCTAAAAAGCATGTGTTTGGCACGTTATACTTGCTGCGCGATATTGAACAGGGATTTGACCGTGAAACTGTAAATGTGTTGCGCACCTTTACCAGCCAGACCATTCTGACTATCGAGAACCTGCGCCTTGTTGCCGAATCGTTGCAGAATGAACGTTATAAAGAAGAGCTTAAAATTGCGACGCAGGTACAGGAAAGCCTTATACCAAAAACCTTCCCAACGGATAGTTGGTTTGAAATAGCAACGCACGCCGTGGCGGCCAAAGAAGTAGGTGGTGACTTTTACGATTTCCTGCAGCTTAGTGAATCCAGAATAGCGATTATTATTGGCGACGTATCGGGTAAAGGTATTTCGGCTGCGTTCCATATGGCCCAAATGAAAGGTATTTTCCATGGGCTGATGCAGCAGGACATGCCACCAAGCGAGTTTATGAAACAGGCAAATAGTGCCCTTAGCCGATGCCTTGAGAAAACTTCTTTCATTACTTCTTCGCTATATATTATCGATTACCGTATGCAAGGCTTTATGTTTGCGCGCGCCGGGCACTGCCACACGCTCTACTATAACGCCATGATGGAAGATGTTTTCTACTTCCAGACAGATGGTTTAGGGCTAGGAATTGTGCGCGACAAGAGCTACAACAACCACGTGCGCGAGATGTATTATGACTATAACCCTGGCGACGTAATGGTAATATATACAGATGGTATAGTAGAAGCACGTAATGCAAACCAGGATGAATATGGTGAAGACAGGCTGAAGTTTATGCTTACCCAAACCTACCACCTGGAAGCGGAAGATATTAAATGTGCTATTATAAATGATCTGGAAGATTTTACAGGTCCTGGCAATCTGTACGACGACCAGACATTGCTTGTGATTAAGTTTAAACCCGTTCAACCTAAGACATAA